A stretch of the Drosophila sulfurigaster albostrigata strain 15112-1811.04 chromosome 2L, ASM2355843v2, whole genome shotgun sequence genome encodes the following:
- the LOC133848517 gene encoding uncharacterized protein LOC133848517: protein MQTAAAITTSAPSGSNVAGDSMAAPLRACSTSGCRVSKYVELTKRKCSQFVSLPYIMPKPLVVNGKTSIFQVGGEMAKMGDIPSLATAAASGNGQPIYRIKPGTHAHVINYVFIDEGSDSMEKAKSEDQEAMRMLIDSQRESATAKLQKLITTHRGVGPTTVSATVTPAIPAPAVEKSTVVSNPNIATISTNSIVTSMQSSTYKHVTTPQIHPDLSIASVAGALPRAAAPPLVIAPAPSTASTSKPATISGSQSNQNVLELQAEIRKLKRTVAQLGGAAPR, encoded by the coding sequence ATGCAAACAGCTGCCGCCATTACAACGTCAGCGCCAAGCGGCAGCAATGTCGCAGGGGACTCTATGGCTGCCCCATTGCGAGCCTGCAGTACAAGCGGCTGTCGGGTAAGCAAATATGTCGAATTGACCAAGCGCAAATGTTCGCAGTTTGTGTCGCTGCCCTACATTATGCCCAAGCCACTGGTTGTCAACGGAAAGACATCGATATTTCAAGTTGGTGGCGAAATGGCCAAAATGGGCGACATACCATCGCTTGCCACTGCAGCCGCCTCCGGCAATGGGCAGCCCATCTATCGCATTAAACCAGGCACACATGCTCATGTTATCAATTACGTGTTTATTGACGAGGGCTCTGACTCCATGGAGAAGGCAAAATCAGAGGATCAAGAGGCAATGCGCATGCTGATTGATTCTCAGCGGGAAAGCGCCACAGCAAAGCTACAAAAGCTGATAACAACACATCGTGGTGTCGGGCCGACAACTGTGTCCGCCACAGTCACTCCAGCAATTCCAGCCCCTGCAGTTGAAAAGTCCACTGTTGTGTCCAATCCTAATATTGCCACAATTTCAACTAACAGTATTGTGACGAGCATGCAGTCATCGACCTATAAGCATGTGACTACGCCTCAAATTCATCCAGATTTGTCCATTGCTAGCGTTGCAGGAGCCTTGCCGCGCGCGGCTGCTCCCCCGCTTGTGATAGCACCTGCACCCTCTACAGCATCCACATCGAAGCCAGCTACAATTTCCGGATCTCAAAGCAACCAAAATGTTCTAGAGCTGCAAGCTGAAATTCGAAAACTAAAACGCACTGTGGCCCAACTGGGCGGTGCAGCGCCTCGATAA